Proteins from a single region of Chryseobacterium sp. T16E-39:
- the mreC gene encoding rod shape-determining protein MreC, with protein MGFLLRLFSKNALFVFFIFLQIIALVLIFSKNAMQKSWIAGQSAALNSWVSGYIDEGVSYLKLKQINEDLVAQNKALMIELYGKDGSKKPVFRKVHDTLGGGQIYTFVDGEIVFNSINRRNNYFTINRGRRDGVFPQMGVMAPKGVAGIVINSTDSYALVQSVLSVNRIRINASLKKSGYFGTLTWSGDNSRVMHLADIPKYVALKIGDTIVTDGKSAIFPKGVMIGTIAGYSVDNKTGFWDISVELSEKMGSLSKVYVVKSLKKAEVQKIQDTLQAVIKKEND; from the coding sequence ATGGGATTTTTGCTGAGATTATTTTCGAAGAACGCTCTTTTTGTCTTCTTTATTTTCTTGCAAATAATTGCTCTGGTTCTTATATTCTCTAAGAATGCCATGCAGAAATCATGGATTGCAGGCCAGTCGGCAGCATTAAATTCTTGGGTTTCAGGATATATTGATGAAGGGGTTTCTTATTTGAAACTCAAGCAGATCAACGAAGATCTTGTTGCACAGAACAAAGCTTTAATGATTGAACTGTATGGAAAAGACGGGTCGAAAAAACCTGTTTTCAGAAAGGTTCATGACACGTTAGGAGGTGGACAGATTTATACATTCGTAGATGGTGAAATTGTTTTCAATAGCATTAATAGACGAAATAATTATTTTACAATCAACCGTGGTCGTAGAGATGGAGTATTCCCACAAATGGGGGTCATGGCACCGAAGGGGGTTGCTGGAATAGTAATTAATTCTACTGATAGCTATGCTTTGGTTCAATCGGTCTTAAGTGTAAACAGAATCAGGATCAACGCTTCTTTAAAAAAATCAGGATATTTTGGGACATTAACCTGGAGTGGAGATAATTCCCGCGTCATGCATTTGGCGGATATTCCAAAATATGTGGCCTTGAAAATTGGAGATACTATTGTTACTGATGGTAAATCTGCCATTTTTCCGAAAGGAGTAATGATTGGTACTATTGCAGGATATTCTGTAGATAATAAAACTGGTTTTTGGGATATTTCAGTAGAGCTAAGTGAGAAGATGGGATCTCTGAGCAAGGTATATGTTGTAAAAAGTCTCAAAAAAGCTGAAGTTCAAAAGATTCAAGATACATTACAAGCAGTAATAAAAAAAGAAAATGATTAG
- a CDS encoding rod shape-determining protein MreD, translating into MISRTLFTDILIMIFLVALQIFVLNRITLFGKYTPVLYPVFVMFYPFFRNKFQFLALSFLIGLSIDAFLYSWGINALATTLIAYFRTLIFRTSTDTSTDFFSFQSLQWGQFLLFLFSSIFLHQLLVQYIEFFKFSRFFEILFNVLVTSVISFIFIVIYALIFKIKQKV; encoded by the coding sequence ATGATTAGTAGAACACTCTTTACAGATATTTTGATCATGATTTTTCTTGTTGCATTACAAATTTTTGTTTTGAACAGAATTACCTTGTTTGGAAAGTACACTCCTGTATTGTATCCTGTCTTTGTAATGTTCTATCCTTTCTTTAGAAATAAATTTCAATTTTTAGCATTAAGTTTTTTAATAGGACTGTCTATAGATGCTTTCTTATATTCCTGGGGAATAAATGCTCTTGCGACTACGCTTATAGCTTATTTCAGGACATTAATTTTCAGGACGTCTACCGACACGTCCACAGACTTCTTTTCATTTCAGTCCCTTCAGTGGGGACAGTTTTTACTGTTTCTCTTTTCAAGTATCTTCCTGCACCAGCTTTTAGTGCAGTATATTGAGTTCTTCAAGTTCAGCAGATTTTTTGAAATATTGTTTAATGTGTTGGTAACAAGTGTAATTTCCTTTATATTTATAGTTATTTACGCACTAATATTTAAAATCAAACAAAAAGTTTGA
- a CDS encoding peptidoglycan D,D-transpeptidase FtsI family protein, giving the protein MNTRYLKIFAVVAVIALIFVARLAYLQLFTDRYALNAANTSIKIEYVIPQRGVIFDRNGKIMVGNQPAYEISFTQALMKPDFDTLGFCNLMKVSKSDFINKINTIKKEKYYSKLTPMTFIKDLSREDIARVQEIIFKYPAFSIVSRPQRQYEVSTSGNLLGYTSEVNEREIKKDSLYYLPGDFIGKTGVEKSYEKELRGVKGMKYIQKDIRLRNIGSYKNGTLDKDVVTGKDITLTIDYDLQRMAEEMMVNKHGAIVALDPNNGEVLVAATGPDIDPNLFKGPAKSKNLYALSKDTIYENKPTFDRSLQAAYPPGSTFKLLTALAGMQMGVMDENTVFPCGGGFNYRGLRIKGHGGAIPLIPSIQVSSNCYFSYAFLAIVNKYPGNPSKGVDEWKSIMSSFGVGEFLNNDFAVGAKGRIPSGEFYEKRMGNILKASGSKKDAKNWDVLATGAVFNGMGQGDVMVTPLQLANYVGAIANKGWYYTPHIVKSIDGKPNPDPRFKKKHKTLVDPKHFGPVLKGMEAVVLNGTARGLKSNDFTQLAKTGTAQVPQGKDNSIFVLIAPADKPKIVVVAVMEHAGFGATWAGPASTVIAEKYITGDLKRENLYKKMTSASFMPEYKRQWIVDLKRKGLYKDPKQDSVKLKKIQDSLDFIKKQKEKLQKQIDAEIQTKKPQKQ; this is encoded by the coding sequence TTGAACACACGTTATTTAAAAATCTTTGCCGTTGTTGCCGTTATTGCCCTGATCTTTGTGGCAAGGTTGGCTTATTTGCAATTATTTACCGACCGGTATGCATTGAATGCAGCCAATACCTCTATTAAGATAGAATACGTGATCCCACAGAGGGGCGTTATTTTTGACAGGAATGGTAAAATTATGGTGGGTAATCAGCCTGCCTATGAAATTTCTTTTACACAGGCATTAATGAAGCCTGATTTTGATACTCTTGGATTCTGTAATTTAATGAAAGTAAGCAAGTCTGATTTCATTAATAAGATCAATACTATTAAGAAAGAAAAGTATTATTCTAAGCTGACTCCAATGACATTTATTAAGGACCTCAGCCGTGAAGATATTGCTAGAGTTCAGGAAATTATATTCAAGTATCCTGCTTTTAGCATTGTTTCCAGACCTCAGCGTCAGTACGAGGTTTCTACTTCAGGAAATCTTTTGGGATATACAAGTGAAGTTAACGAACGGGAGATCAAAAAGGATTCTCTCTACTATCTTCCTGGGGACTTCATTGGAAAGACCGGTGTTGAAAAGTCTTATGAGAAAGAACTTCGGGGTGTAAAGGGAATGAAGTATATCCAGAAAGATATTAGACTCCGGAACATTGGATCCTATAAAAACGGAACGCTTGATAAAGATGTTGTTACCGGAAAAGATATTACTTTAACCATTGATTACGATCTTCAGAGAATGGCGGAAGAAATGATGGTTAATAAACACGGAGCAATTGTTGCTTTAGATCCTAATAACGGGGAGGTTTTAGTTGCTGCAACAGGTCCGGATATTGATCCAAATCTTTTTAAGGGACCGGCCAAATCAAAAAACTTATACGCTTTATCTAAAGATACGATTTACGAAAACAAACCTACCTTTGACAGGTCTCTTCAGGCTGCATATCCTCCGGGATCTACTTTTAAGCTACTGACTGCTTTAGCCGGTATGCAAATGGGAGTGATGGATGAAAATACGGTTTTTCCTTGTGGAGGGGGATTTAATTACAGAGGTTTAAGAATTAAAGGCCATGGTGGAGCAATTCCTTTGATTCCTTCCATACAAGTTTCCAGTAACTGTTATTTCTCCTATGCGTTTCTGGCTATTGTCAATAAATATCCGGGAAATCCTTCAAAAGGAGTTGATGAGTGGAAATCCATCATGAGTAGCTTCGGGGTAGGAGAATTCCTGAATAATGATTTTGCAGTGGGAGCTAAAGGTAGAATTCCATCAGGGGAATTTTATGAAAAAAGGATGGGTAACATCCTTAAAGCGAGTGGTTCCAAAAAAGATGCAAAAAATTGGGATGTTTTAGCGACCGGTGCGGTTTTCAATGGAATGGGGCAAGGGGATGTTATGGTTACACCTCTTCAATTGGCTAACTATGTTGGTGCTATTGCAAATAAAGGATGGTATTACACACCACATATTGTGAAATCCATTGATGGAAAACCAAATCCTGATCCAAGATTTAAAAAGAAACATAAAACTTTAGTTGACCCTAAACACTTTGGTCCTGTTTTAAAAGGGATGGAAGCTGTGGTTCTAAATGGAACAGCAAGAGGATTAAAATCAAATGACTTTACCCAATTGGCAAAAACGGGTACGGCACAGGTTCCTCAGGGAAAAGATAATTCAATTTTTGTACTGATTGCACCGGCGGATAAACCTAAAATTGTGGTGGTCGCGGTAATGGAACATGCTGGTTTCGGAGCGACATGGGCTGGTCCGGCCAGTACGGTCATTGCCGAAAAATATATTACCGGAGATTTAAAAAGAGAGAATTTATATAAAAAGATGACCTCAGCCAGTTTCATGCCTGAATATAAAAGGCAGTGGATTGTTGATTTAAAACGTAAAGGTTTATATAAAGACCCTAAACAAGATTCTGTAAAACTTAAAAAAATACAGGACAGTCTTGATTTTATCAAAAAACAGAAGGAAAAACTACAGAAACAAATAGACGCAGAAATTCAAACTAAAAAACCTCAAAAGCAATGA
- the rodA gene encoding rod shape-determining protein RodA: MKWTEGLDKLGLGLYFLLCIFAIANIYSVEPASGTRQAVWFGVSVFVGLIIFFTRTKFFENMAGIIYIIGVLLLIGLFPFGKEVLGQKNWYKFGPLSLQPVEFAKLGTALMLANYVSGPDFNLGNRKSLLTSLAIVGIPAVVVLAIPDVGSLLVFVAFFIALYREGLSGLLFGIGFLFAGVFLVSLAVDPIYVVIAILVIAGILIAMNYYKMSWNIISISSIAGSIILLCGLAFATPFILEKLPKHQRERIEVLYKGEKAFRDTSGYNLLYSKTAIGSGGLLGKGYREGSVTQGKFVPEQSTDYIFCTVGEEWGFLGSAGLVLCYMLYIGRIYYLAEKQKSIFNRVFGYCFASILLMHFSINLGMVMGLFPTVGIPLPYFSYGGSSLLAFSTMTFIFFKLNYSDKNSLV, translated from the coding sequence ATGAAATGGACAGAAGGATTAGATAAATTAGGCCTTGGTTTATATTTCCTGCTTTGCATCTTTGCGATAGCAAATATCTACAGTGTTGAGCCTGCCAGTGGGACGAGACAGGCAGTTTGGTTTGGAGTATCTGTATTTGTAGGTCTGATCATTTTCTTTACCCGTACCAAATTTTTTGAGAATATGGCGGGGATCATTTATATAATTGGAGTCCTCCTATTGATCGGTCTGTTTCCTTTCGGTAAAGAGGTTTTAGGACAAAAGAACTGGTATAAATTCGGACCATTAAGTTTGCAGCCGGTAGAATTTGCCAAGCTTGGTACAGCTTTAATGTTAGCGAATTATGTTTCGGGGCCTGATTTCAACCTGGGGAATAGAAAATCACTCTTAACATCATTAGCGATCGTAGGGATTCCCGCAGTAGTTGTACTGGCAATTCCGGATGTAGGATCATTACTTGTTTTTGTAGCGTTCTTCATTGCTTTATATAGAGAAGGATTAAGTGGATTGCTTTTTGGAATTGGATTTCTTTTTGCGGGTGTTTTCTTAGTTTCATTAGCTGTAGATCCCATTTATGTTGTGATTGCCATTTTGGTGATTGCCGGAATTTTAATAGCGATGAACTATTATAAGATGTCATGGAATATCATATCGATTTCAAGTATCGCAGGATCCATTATATTATTATGCGGTCTGGCTTTTGCGACCCCCTTCATTTTAGAAAAATTACCTAAGCACCAGAGAGAAAGAATTGAAGTTCTCTATAAGGGTGAAAAGGCATTTAGAGATACTTCAGGCTACAACTTACTTTATTCTAAGACAGCGATTGGTTCAGGTGGACTTTTGGGAAAAGGATATCGTGAAGGGTCTGTGACCCAAGGGAAATTTGTACCGGAACAAAGTACTGACTATATTTTCTGTACCGTGGGAGAAGAATGGGGATTTTTAGGAAGCGCCGGATTAGTCTTGTGTTACATGCTATACATTGGACGCATTTATTATCTCGCAGAAAAGCAGAAATCTATTTTTAACAGGGTATTCGGCTATTGCTTTGCTTCGATCCTGCTTATGCACTTTTCTATCAATTTGGGGATGGTTATGGGGCTTTTCCCAACCGTTGGAATTCCTTTACCTTATTTCAGTTATGGAGGAAGTTCGTTGCTGGCATTTTCTACGATGACTTTTATCTTTTTTAAACTTAATTACTCGGATAAGAACAGTTTGGTGTAA
- a CDS encoding pentapeptide repeat-containing protein: MKDTYILDQSFENIDFTQQPFDRGEYENCTFTNCNFEYSDLSGFNFNDCEFTGCNLSMIKLVSTAFRDVTFKECKMLGLQFTDCNEFGLSFKFEGCTLNNSVFYKTSLKKTVFKNSKLIEVDWTECDLSNAFFMNCDLSGAIFENTNLEKADLRTSINYNIDPFSNRLKKAKFSLSEVHGLLYRLDIEIDKNS, from the coding sequence ATGAAAGATACATATATTCTTGATCAGAGCTTTGAGAACATTGACTTTACACAACAGCCTTTTGATAGGGGAGAATACGAAAATTGTACATTTACGAATTGCAATTTTGAATATTCTGATCTTTCCGGATTCAATTTTAATGACTGCGAATTTACCGGATGTAATCTAAGTATGATAAAACTGGTATCTACTGCTTTTAGAGATGTTACTTTCAAGGAGTGTAAGATGCTTGGGCTGCAGTTTACTGACTGTAATGAGTTTGGCTTATCCTTCAAGTTTGAAGGTTGTACATTAAATAACTCTGTATTCTATAAAACATCACTTAAGAAAACGGTATTTAAAAATTCAAAATTAATTGAAGTGGACTGGACAGAGTGTGATTTATCAAATGCATTTTTTATGAATTGTGATTTATCCGGAGCTATCTTTGAAAATACTAATCTGGAAAAAGCGGATCTTAGGACTTCCATCAATTATAACATTGATCCTTTCTCCAATAGGCTAAAGAAGGCTAAATTTTCACTTTCTGAGGTGCATGGTCTCCTTTATAGGTTAGATATAGAGATCGATAAGAATAGTTAG
- a CDS encoding C40 family peptidase, translating into MKKRVLFYLVALVSTVSLQSCVTNYVVSKPATYTKEYKTDAKLASIDTKKMEQDKKQLISSFISEKAAVLSNARNTLKNSEIAKAIKHNKTIDNILNEAQTYLGTPYRYGGTTRNGIDCSAFVLSVFGAAAGLSLPRVAASQSQEGERIEKEDLQKGDLIFFSHGRRISHVGIVESVSEDGEIKFIHAATSKGVMISSLNDSYWAPKFRFAKRVINEEGDAYNNLAATTASSATSF; encoded by the coding sequence ATGAAGAAAAGAGTCTTGTTTTATTTAGTTGCTTTAGTTTCTACGGTGTCTCTACAATCTTGCGTTACGAACTACGTGGTTTCAAAACCAGCAACTTACACTAAAGAATACAAAACAGATGCCAAACTAGCTTCTATAGATACTAAGAAAATGGAACAAGATAAAAAGCAGTTAATCAGCTCTTTTATCTCTGAAAAGGCGGCCGTTTTATCTAATGCAAGAAATACTTTAAAAAATTCTGAGATTGCTAAAGCAATCAAACACAATAAAACAATCGACAATATCCTTAACGAAGCTCAAACATACCTTGGAACTCCTTACAGATACGGAGGAACAACAAGAAACGGTATTGATTGTTCAGCTTTCGTTCTTTCTGTATTCGGAGCTGCAGCAGGCCTTAGCTTACCTAGAGTAGCTGCTTCTCAATCTCAGGAAGGAGAAAGAATAGAAAAGGAAGATCTACAAAAAGGAGATTTGATTTTCTTTTCACATGGAAGAAGAATTTCTCACGTAGGTATTGTAGAAAGTGTTTCTGAAGATGGTGAAATTAAGTTTATTCACGCAGCCACTTCAAAAGGAGTTATGATTTCATCCCTTAATGATTCTTATTGGGCACCAAAGTTCAGGTTTGCAAAGAGAGTAATTAATGAAGAAGGTGATGCATATAACAACTTAGCTGCAACTACAGCATCATCAGCAACAAGTTTTTAA
- a CDS encoding efflux RND transporter periplasmic adaptor subunit → MNRLYQYFIPAVVLVFTLQSCGENKAEVKKTTTPSAPEIEAINPKQGDFASSTTIPGELQPFQKVDVYAKINSFVKKLYVDVGNEVVAGQLLATLEAPEMNAQQNAAASTLKSKEAIYIASKAKYNRLKETSKTPGTISALDLEQALAAQQSDIAQLEAAKASYREVMDVKNYLQIKAPFSGNIVTRNVSAGAYVGPSGKGSEFPLFSLVQQNKLRLTVNVPESYTGSLNKNGEIKFSVQSIPGETFTAKVSRFAGALDNRLRSQSVEMDVYNNDKKLLPGMVANVILPLSDNNKALSVPTSAVLNSTLGVFVIRVEKNIAHWIPVTAGISNSDTTTIIGEVTPNDVIIKTATEEIRDGQNIKVKLSK, encoded by the coding sequence ATGAACCGATTATATCAATATTTCATTCCGGCAGTAGTTTTAGTTTTCACTTTACAAAGCTGCGGAGAGAACAAGGCAGAAGTAAAAAAAACCACAACCCCTTCAGCACCAGAAATAGAAGCCATTAATCCTAAGCAGGGAGATTTTGCATCTTCAACTACGATCCCGGGAGAGCTTCAGCCTTTTCAAAAGGTTGATGTGTATGCTAAAATAAACAGTTTTGTTAAGAAGCTGTATGTAGATGTAGGAAATGAAGTGGTGGCTGGTCAACTTTTGGCTACTTTAGAAGCCCCTGAAATGAATGCACAGCAAAATGCTGCCGCTTCCACATTAAAATCGAAGGAAGCTATATATATTGCAAGTAAAGCAAAATACAACAGATTAAAAGAAACAAGCAAAACTCCCGGAACAATATCAGCTCTTGATCTTGAGCAGGCTCTTGCGGCACAACAGTCTGACATTGCTCAGCTGGAAGCAGCAAAGGCTTCTTATCGCGAAGTAATGGATGTAAAAAATTATCTGCAGATCAAGGCACCGTTTAGCGGAAATATTGTAACAAGAAATGTGAGCGCAGGAGCTTATGTAGGTCCATCCGGAAAAGGATCTGAGTTTCCACTCTTCAGTCTTGTACAGCAAAACAAATTACGTTTGACGGTTAATGTTCCTGAATCATATACAGGAAGTCTGAACAAAAACGGAGAAATAAAGTTTTCTGTACAATCTATCCCGGGAGAAACCTTTACGGCTAAAGTATCAAGATTCGCTGGTGCATTGGATAATCGCTTACGTTCTCAATCCGTAGAAATGGACGTATATAATAATGACAAAAAACTACTCCCCGGAATGGTTGCCAATGTAATCCTTCCATTAAGCGATAATAACAAAGCTTTATCAGTTCCTACTTCAGCGGTTCTAAATTCTACGTTAGGTGTATTTGTCATCAGGGTAGAAAAAAATATAGCGCATTGGATTCCTGTTACGGCCGGTATTTCAAATAGTGATACCACAACGATCATTGGTGAGGTGACTCCTAATGATGTGATTATCAAAACGGCTACGGAAGAAATCCGTGATGGACAGAACATCAAAGTAAAGCTTTCAAAGTAA
- a CDS encoding efflux RND transporter permease subunit translates to MNLIRFALRKPITILVLVAGLFFFGIRSASSIKVDIFPKLDLPVIYVSHPFSGYTPQQMEAFFAKQYINIFLFVNGVKSIETKNIQGLTLMKINFYPGTNMAQAAAELNSFSTRIQAAFPQGSNPPFIIRFDASTLPVGQLVLSSDKRSNNELLDLANVYVRSTFTSIPGIVSSPPFGGNIRTVVINANPDLLRQHNLTPDQLVEALRLNNQTAPSGNVRIGDKYYITPTNTMIKNVKDFGNIPLYKGGVQNLYLKDVATVTDGADMTSGYALVNGRRSVYLSIAKSADASTWDVVQNLKKQLPQIQSNLPDDVKVSFEFDQSTYVINSVKSLMSEGTIGALLTGLMVILFLGDIRGAIIVILTIPISIISAVLFLNLFGQTINIMTLSGLALAIGILVDESTVTIENIHQHLDMGKPKALAIWDACKEIAFPKLLILFCILAVFAPAFTMEGIPGSLFLPLALAIGFSMIISYFLAQTFVPVMANWIMKVKHHKAKDGHIMTEAEELEAAGLSDEGDTWSQKEILLKNMDSNRDGKVSMFEKMRFRYLKFLDRIMPFRKIIVSAYILVAMGFVALLLNSIGRDVLPQVNGSQFQVRTRIPDGTRIETTELQTLKLLDGIKDIVGKANVSITSAYVGNHPNLFSVSPIYLWMAGSHETVLQVGLKEGFHANLDDLKDKIREKAKSINPEMRLSFEPIELTEKILSQGSPTPIEVRLSGRSKELNEAYAKKIEIELKKIPYLRDVQIGQSIKYPSIDINIDRIRAAQLGVDMTDISRSLVASTSSSRYTEKNIWTDEKAGYSYNVQVQIPENKMNSKAQIAGIPLQKNSNRPNLGDVATIKDSYTYGETDNLGAMPMLTVTANLNHTDLGRASKDVQKVINNLGELPRGLNVGLIGLSQTLNDTLSSLQSSLIIAILVIFLMLAANFQSFKVSGVVLVTVPAVLLGSLALLIIAGSTLNLQSYMGIIMSVGVSISNAVLLITNAEQLRKHNGDALLSAKEAAALRIRPIVMTALAMVVGMVPMALGLGEAGDQVSPLGRAVIGGLIASTFAALFILPLAFAWGQGKTSTQSVSLDPEDEESIHFIPELSK, encoded by the coding sequence ATGAACTTAATAAGATTTGCATTAAGAAAACCCATTACGATTCTGGTACTTGTAGCAGGGCTGTTTTTCTTTGGAATACGGTCAGCAAGCTCTATCAAAGTCGATATCTTTCCCAAACTGGATCTTCCGGTTATTTATGTTTCACACCCGTTTAGCGGATATACCCCACAACAGATGGAGGCATTTTTCGCTAAACAGTACATCAATATTTTCCTGTTTGTGAATGGAGTCAAAAGTATTGAAACCAAAAACATCCAGGGACTCACTTTGATGAAAATCAATTTTTATCCGGGAACCAATATGGCCCAGGCTGCAGCCGAGCTCAATTCATTTTCAACCAGAATCCAGGCAGCATTCCCGCAAGGTTCAAACCCTCCATTTATCATTCGTTTTGATGCCTCTACATTACCTGTTGGGCAACTTGTTCTAAGTAGTGACAAAAGAAGCAACAATGAACTTCTTGATCTGGCAAATGTTTACGTCCGTTCTACTTTCACTTCTATTCCCGGAATTGTTTCCTCACCACCATTTGGAGGAAACATACGAACCGTAGTAATCAATGCAAACCCGGATTTACTCCGTCAACATAATTTAACTCCCGATCAACTGGTAGAAGCATTGCGATTGAACAATCAAACTGCTCCATCAGGAAATGTCCGTATTGGTGATAAGTATTATATCACCCCAACGAACACCATGATCAAAAATGTAAAAGATTTTGGAAACATTCCTTTATATAAGGGTGGAGTACAAAATCTTTATTTAAAAGATGTAGCAACCGTAACGGATGGGGCAGATATGACATCTGGTTATGCATTGGTCAATGGCCGACGCTCCGTTTATTTAAGTATTGCCAAAAGTGCTGATGCATCAACCTGGGACGTTGTTCAGAACCTTAAAAAACAGCTTCCACAGATCCAATCGAATCTTCCGGACGATGTAAAAGTAAGTTTTGAATTCGACCAGTCTACATATGTAATCAATTCCGTTAAAAGCTTGATGAGTGAAGGAACAATCGGAGCCTTACTCACAGGATTGATGGTGATTTTATTCCTCGGAGACATACGCGGGGCTATTATTGTCATTCTTACCATCCCTATTTCTATTATTTCAGCAGTCCTGTTTCTGAACCTTTTCGGGCAGACTATCAACATCATGACCTTAAGCGGGCTCGCGCTGGCGATTGGTATCCTCGTCGACGAAAGTACAGTAACCATTGAAAACATACATCAGCACCTGGATATGGGTAAACCGAAAGCATTAGCTATATGGGATGCCTGTAAGGAAATTGCTTTCCCTAAGCTGTTGATCTTATTCTGTATCCTTGCCGTTTTTGCGCCTGCATTTACAATGGAAGGGATTCCGGGATCTCTATTCCTACCCCTTGCATTAGCGATAGGCTTTAGTATGATCATTTCTTATTTCCTTGCACAGACCTTCGTACCGGTTATGGCCAACTGGATCATGAAAGTAAAACATCATAAAGCAAAAGATGGACATATTATGACAGAAGCAGAGGAATTAGAAGCCGCTGGCTTAAGTGATGAAGGTGATACCTGGAGCCAAAAGGAAATATTGCTGAAAAATATGGATAGTAACAGAGACGGCAAAGTCAGCATGTTCGAGAAAATGAGATTCCGCTATCTGAAGTTTCTGGATCGGATCATGCCTTTCAGAAAGATAATCGTTTCCGCTTATATCTTAGTCGCAATGGGATTTGTTGCATTACTTCTGAACAGTATTGGACGAGATGTATTACCTCAGGTGAACGGCTCCCAGTTTCAGGTCCGAACCCGTATCCCGGATGGTACCCGAATCGAAACCACTGAACTTCAAACTTTAAAATTACTCGATGGAATTAAAGATATTGTAGGAAAAGCCAACGTCTCCATTACTTCAGCATATGTAGGAAATCACCCTAACCTTTTCTCAGTAAGCCCCATATATCTTTGGATGGCAGGTTCTCATGAAACCGTATTACAGGTTGGACTAAAAGAAGGATTCCATGCCAACTTAGACGACCTTAAAGATAAGATCAGAGAAAAAGCTAAAAGTATTAATCCTGAAATGAGGCTTTCATTTGAGCCTATAGAATTAACAGAAAAAATCCTGAGCCAGGGATCTCCAACTCCTATTGAAGTGCGACTCTCCGGAAGAAGTAAAGAATTAAATGAAGCATATGCAAAAAAAATTGAGATAGAACTTAAAAAGATCCCTTATCTGCGGGATGTACAAATAGGTCAGTCAATAAAGTACCCTTCCATTGATATTAATATAGACCGTATCAGAGCGGCTCAGCTGGGAGTGGATATGACTGATATTTCACGTTCGTTGGTAGCTTCCACGTCCTCATCCCGGTATACTGAAAAAAATATCTGGACTGATGAAAAGGCCGGCTACAGTTATAACGTTCAGGTACAGATTCCTGAAAACAAAATGAACAGCAAAGCTCAGATTGCCGGAATTCCGTTACAGAAAAACTCTAACAGACCTAACCTGGGAGATGTAGCAACCATAAAAGACAGCTATACGTATGGCGAAACCGATAACCTTGGTGCCATGCCAATGCTTACCGTGACCGCCAACCTAAATCATACGGATCTCGGCAGGGCTTCAAAAGATGTCCAGAAAGTTATCAATAATCTCGGCGAGTTGCCAAGAGGACTTAACGTAGGATTAATTGGTTTAAGCCAAACACTGAATGACACTTTAAGCAGTCTGCAAAGCAGTTTAATTATTGCCATTCTGGTTATCTTCCTGATGCTGGCTGCCAATTTCCAGTCTTTTAAAGTTTCCGGAGTTGTGCTGGTTACCGTACCTGCCGTATTACTGGGATCACTTGCTCTCTTAATTATTGCAGGGTCCACTCTTAACCTTCAATCCTATATGGGAATTATCATGTCGGTCGGGGTATCTATTTCAAATGCGGTATTATTGATCACCAATGCTGAACAGTTGAGAAAACATAACGGCGACGCCTTGCTTTCAGCCAAAGAAGCTGCTGCCTTAAGAATAAGACCTATTGTTATGACAGCTTTAGCAATGGTAGTAGGAATGGTTCCTATGGCTTTAGGACTAGGTGAGGCCGGGGACCAGGTTTCCCCTTTAGGACGTGCCGTAATCGGAGGTCTGATCGCTTCTACATTTGCGGCCTTATTTATCCTGCCATTGGCTTTTGCATGGGGACAAGGAAAAACATCAACACAGAGCGTGTCACTTGATCCTGAAGACGAGGAGAGTATCCATTTTATTCCAGAACTATCAAAATAA